Proteins encoded within one genomic window of Panicum virgatum strain AP13 chromosome 1N, P.virgatum_v5, whole genome shotgun sequence:
- the LOC120655662 gene encoding uncharacterized protein LOC120655662, with protein MPDAEELEAARRLATLALAELSRHDKCFSTSPRCAGLPALLRCCLGLLPLLNDGDRSLAARCCRGLLASLGAILSRDPSPSLLPSLEVVAESLVFSGRLRTYLAMADCAAPEGSRIFTEALPGQGEHHLTQELVCCHFISSLQDEGGFKVFLSALSWSWNKSQGTPEISFQGALDLIHMTCLFSLPVVVQAHLLLLASRCISDQNLDLHLHAFEHAMNLYVRYLPALDVFNRTGGMKTPWSSVNQRPFSCCIKDATHQKLRSQIDGLLSFFQLHSGDDLPTNESDIDRLIEENQHILHEKFRQESTVVLKDILSNILCCAKQEEVLASDTEVSDGIICLAAVLRLMSSSLLHILHCFSQMRSASDKTNVNYTTLCKEYNFICKIICLLGQHEGNELHRYNFLDIIGMPVDRERASVLMLAHFATLSIYCLRRRVGFLWKRCVVMLIMSVNLIAEEEGLGSFQLSTDVSKESAVLCNTEERTLEVSGHAKAIASRYETIHKVYKVRHVDGDGSSLGTPQKCESRIGKVDGQAFLECLPGYSPDWNDLMDFVECEDGKDYSDTLKQLRKFKKFKYEKWRSMRQSYLESTANIFRLKSRRLCS; from the exons ATGCCCGATGCCGAAGAGCTGGAAGCCGCCAGGCGCTTGGCGACCCTTGCTTTAGCGGAGCTCTCCCGGCACGATAAGTGCTTTTCGACGTCCCCCCGTTGCGCCGGCCTTCCGGCTCTCCTCCGCTGCTGCCTCGGGTTGCTGCCCCTTCTCAACGACGGCGACCGAAGCCTAGCCGCTCGATGCTGCCGCGGCCTCCTCGCCTCCCTCGGCGCCATCCTCTCCCGCGACCcgtccccctccctcctcccctctctcGAG GTGGTCGCTGAAAGCCTTGTTTTTAGTGGGCGATTGAGGACTTACTTGGCCATGGCCGACTGTGCTGCACCAGAAGGGTCAAGAATCTTTACTGAGGCCCTGCCAGGCCAGGGTGAGCACCACCTCACGCAGGAGCTTGTGTGCTGCCATTTCATTTCATCATTGCAGGATGAGGGAGGATTTAAGGTGTTTCTGAGTGCACTTTCTTGGTCATGGAACAAGTCGCAGGGGACTCCAGAAATTAGCTTTCAGGGGGCTCTTGACCTAATTCACATGACCTGCTTGTTCTCTTTGCCGGTTGTTGTCCAAGCACATCTTTTACTGCTCGCTTCAAGATGCATCAGTGATCAAAATCTGGACTTGCATTTGCATGCATTTGAACATGCCATGAATCTTTATGTGAGATATTTACCGGCATTGGATGTTTTCAACAGAACTGGTGGTATGAAAACCCCATGGAGTTCTGTCAACCAAAGACCTTTCAGTTGTTGTATCAAAGATGCAACTCATCAGAAACTCAGAAGTCAGATCGATGGGCTTCTTTCGTTTTTCCAATTGCACTCTGGTGATGACCTGCCCACCAATGAGAGTGACATTGATCGCCTAATTGAAGAGAACCAGCATATCCTCCATGAAAAGTTCAGGCAAGAATCAACTGTGGTTTTGAAGGACATATTGTCAAACATCCTGTGCTGTGCAAAGCAAGAGGAAGTGCTTGCATCTGATACTGAAGTATCAGATGGGATCatttgccttgctgcagtactTAGGTTGATGAGTTCCTCACTTCTACACATCCTGCACTGTTTCAGTCAAATGAGGTCTGCCAGTGACAAAACAAATGTAAATTATACAACCCTCTGCAAGGAATACAATTTTATATGTAAAATTATATGTTTGCTTGGGCAACATGAAGGAAATGAGCTTCATAGATACAACTTTCTTGATATAATTGGGATGCCTGTGGACAGGGAAAGAGCATCAGTGCTAATGTTGGCTCATTTTGCTACCTTATCAATTTATTGTTTAAGAAGAAGGGTTGGCTTTCTGTGGAAACGTTGCGTTGTCATGTTGATAATGTCGGTGAATCTTATTGCTGAAGAGGAAGGCCTGGGTTCATTTCAGCTCTCTACTGATGTTTCAAAAGAATCTGCAGTTTTGTGCAATACTGAAGAGAGAACCTTAGAG GTCTCTGGACATGCTAAAGCGATAGCATCACGATATGAAACCATACACAAAGTTTATAAAGTCAGGCACGTTGATGGAGATGGAAGCAG TTTGGGCACCCCGCAGAAGTGTGAGTCCAGAATAGGAAAGGTTGATGGTCAGGCCTTTTTGGAGTGTCTTCCTGGATATTCACCAGACTGGAACGATCTAATGGATTTTGTTGAATGTGAAGATGGTAAGGATTATtcagataccctgaagcaactAAGAAAGTTTAAGAAATTTAAGTATGAGAAATGGCGCAGCATGAGACAATCTTACTTGGAATCTACAGCGAACATTTTCAGATTGAAGTCAAGGAGGTTGTGTAGCTAA
- the LOC120653798 gene encoding uncharacterized protein LOC120653798, with translation MDGGSGLNIMYAPTLELMGIGLDKLRPSKSPFHGVAPGKRVQPLGQIDLPVCFGTAANFRKEVLTFEVVGFRGSYHAILGRPCYAKFMAVPNYTYLKLKMPGPKGVITIGSSFEHAYECDVECVERAEAQAEDEALAATLDKMASEALDSTHRHAGSFEPAEGIKKVPLDPSHSDDKVLQISATLDDK, from the coding sequence atggacggaggcagcggcctcaacatcatgtacgccccaaccttggagctcatggggatcggactagacaagcttcgccccagcaagtcgccattccatggcgttgcgccggggaagcgagtccaacccctcggccagatcgatctgcctgtgtgcttcggcacagcagccaacttccgcaaggaggtactcactttcgaggtggtgggatttcgagggtcctatcatgccatccttggtcgtccttgctacgccaagtttatggccgtccccaactacacctacctcaaactcaaaatgccgggtccaaagggcgtcatcaccattggctcttcgttcgagcacgcctacgagtgcgacgttgagtgcgttgagcgcgcggaagctcaagcggaggacgaggccctcgcagccaccctcgacaaaatggcgagcgaggccttagactccacgcaccgacacgccgggagcttcgagcccgccgagggtatcaagaaagtacccctcgacccaagccactccgacgacaaggtgttgcagatcagcgccaccctcgacgacaaatag